One Tripterygium wilfordii isolate XIE 37 chromosome 10, ASM1340144v1, whole genome shotgun sequence DNA segment encodes these proteins:
- the LOC120007654 gene encoding E3 ubiquitin-protein ligase COP1-like: MEEVSTGAIVPAVKPETKLSSGTDQPERATATASSTGATAIADGEFLEVDKDFLCPICMQIIKDAFLTACGHSFCYMCIVTHLRNKNDCPCCGHFLTTNQIFPNLLLGKLLKNSACQISKTASPVDHFLRALQQGCEVPIKELDTLLSLLAEKKRKMEQEEAERNMQILLEFLQYLKMRKIDELNEVRNDLQFIKEDIDAVDSHRLELYRTRDKFSMKLRMLGEGLSARKPWTALVDKNSSGSISSSHNLRGGMSSGNIPNKKLDVKAQVSSHGLQRKDALSGVDSHFGSQSSLSVVRKKRVHAQFNDLQECYLQKRRQLANQPHKQQQRDKTVINKAGYSAGLAEFQSVLSTFTQYSRLKVIAEIRHGDLFHAANIVSSIEFDREDELFATAGVSRRIKIFDFSTVVNGPADIQCPVVEMSTRSKLSCLSWNKYDKHHIASSDYEGIVTVWDVTTRQSVMEYEEHEKRAWSVDFSLTEPSMLVSGSDDCKVKVWCTNQEASVLNIDMKANICCVKYNPGSSNYIAVGSADHHIHYFDIRNSSQPLHVFSGHKKTVSYVKFLSNNELASASTDSTLRLWDVKDNLPVRTFSGHSNEKNFVGLTVNSDYIACGSETNEVYVYHKEICKPVTWHRFGSPNTDDTDEDAGSYFISAVCWKSDSPTMLTANSQGTIKVLVLAT, from the exons ATGGAGGAGGTCTCAACGGGGGCTATAGTCCCTGCAGTGAAGCCAGAGACTAAGCTTTCATCCGGAACTGACCAACCGGAGCGTGCCACCGCCACGGCTTCTTCTACCGGAGCCACCGCCATCGCGGATGGGGAATTCTTGGAGGTGGACAAGGACTTCCTGTGTCCGATTTGTATGCAGATTATAAAAGACGCATTCCTCACGGCCTGCGGGCATAGCTTCTGCTACATGTGCATAGTTACTCATCTTCGCAACAAGAACGATTGCCCGTGCTGTGGCCATTTCCTCACCACCAATCAGATTTTCCCTAATTTATTGCTCGGAAAG CTATTGAAGAACTCTGCTTGTCAAATATCAAAAACGGCGTCACCCGTGGATCATTTTCTCCGTGCATTGCAACAG GGGTGTGAAGTGCCAATTAAGGAGCTGGATACACTCTTGTCACTTCTTGCGGAGAAGAAGCGAAAAATGGAGCAAGAAGAAGCGGAGAGAAATATGCAAATACTACTGGAATTCTTGCAGtatttaaagatgcgaaaaatTGATGAATTAAATGAG GTGCGAAATGATCTCCAGTTTATAAAAGAGGACATAGATGCTGTAGACAGCCATAGATTGGAGTTGTATCGTACAAGGGACAAGTTCTCTATGAAATTGAGAATGCTTGGAGAAGGTTTAAGTGCAAGAAAACCGTGGACTGCATTGGTTGATAAGAACAGTAGTGGTTCCATCTCCAGTTCTCACAATTTAAGAGGAGGGATGTCTTCAGGGAATATCCCAAACAAGAAATTGGATGTAAAGGCTCAAGTAAGCTCTCATGGTCTTCAGAGAAAGGATGCTTTAAGTGGAGTGGACTCACATTTTGGTAGTCAATCTAGCCTATCGGTGGTAAGAAAGAAGCGGGTCCATGCGCAG TTCAATGACCTGCAAGAGTGTTACCTGCAAAAGCGACGTCAGTTGGCAAACCAACCACATAAACAACAGCAAAGGGATAAAACTGTCATAAATAAAGCTGGTTATAGTGCAGGCCTTGCAGAATTTCAATCTGTTCTCAGTACCTTCACTCAATACAG TCGGCTGAAGGTCATTGCTGAAATCAGGCACGGGGATCTTTTTCACGCCGCCAATATTGTATCAAG CATAGAATTTGATCGCGAAGATGAATTGTTTGCCACTGCTGGAGTTTCTCGACGTATCaagatttttgatttttctacA GTTGTCAATGGGCCTGCAGATATACAGTGCCCTGTTGTGGAGATGTCTACTCGTTCTAAACTGAGCTGCCTGAGCTGGAACAAATATGATAAGCATCATATTGCCAGTAGTGATTACGAGGGAATAGTGACAGTTTGGGATGTGACAACTCGGCAG AGCGTGATGGAATATGAAGAGCATGAAAAACGAGCATGGAGTGTTGATTTTTCTCTCACAGAACCCTCAATGCTTGTGTCTGGCAGCGATGATTGCAAG GTCAAAGTTTGGTGTACAAATCAGGAGGCAAGTGTGCTGAACATCGACATGAAAGCAAATATATGTTGTGTCAAATATAATCCTGGATCTAGCAATTACATTGCG GTTGGTTCAGCAGATCATCACATCCACTATTTTGATATAAGAAACAGTAGCCAGCCTCTGCATGTGTTCAGTGGGCATAAGAAAACTGTTTCATACGTGAAGTTCTTGTCTAACAATGAGCTTGCTTCTGCATCTACAGATAGCACATTGCGGTTATGGGATGTGAAGGACAATTTACCG GTACGTACCTTTAGCGGGCACTCCAATGAGAAAAACTTCGTTGGTCTTACAGTAAACAGTGACTATATTGCATGCGGTAGCGAAACAAATGAAGTATATGTCTACCACAAG GAGATCTGTAAACCAGTGACATGGCATAGGTTTGGTTCACCCAATACGGACGATACTGATGAGGATGCAGGATCTTACTTCATCAGTGCTGTCTGCTGGAAGAGTGATAGTCCTACAATGCTGACTGCAAACAGCCAGGGTACGATTAAAGTGTTAGTTCTGGCAACTTGA